The Pleurodeles waltl isolate 20211129_DDA chromosome 7, aPleWal1.hap1.20221129, whole genome shotgun sequence genome includes a region encoding these proteins:
- the LOC138247371 gene encoding uncharacterized protein has product MWDEARTSVRGLWKQSCTIQERAGLQTLLQPLKGPSNVRSEEGPRSQEEPLCRSLSAANLQPGSMGCGRKEKTTCPLMPVGKRSAEPLTQGTQGSQLDVSRVLRQRDLGGQEHEDMPVVHNVPESFIHICATDLLLEAQHRKRPRLLPPHQKMHLEVPHGTPKPPSALSEQQQNRAPECQMPLEYRHLVDTMSLIKPTDISQVEMLYRQFTPWPRQGLLPTRSQASAPTFSTYARGGAVSQHPLRVSSESTSRHCRTPKSAPESPQGHLPPKKRFSPTHQGPQVIL; this is encoded by the coding sequence ATGTGGGACGAGGCTAGGACCAGTGTGCGAGGACTGTGGAAACAGAGCTGCACTATTCAAGAGCGAGCTGGGCTCCAGACCCTTCTACAGCCTTTGAAAGGGCCATCAAATGTCAGGTCAGAAGAAGGGCCCAGAAGTCAGGAAGAGCCTCTTTGTAGAAGCCTCAGTGCTGCAAACCTGCAGCCTGGATCAATGGGTTGTGGGCGAAAGGAGAAGACCACCTGCCCACTAATGCCAGTGGGAAAGAGATCAGCAGAGCCACTTACACAAGGTACCCAGGGGTCCCAACTAGATGTCAGCAGGGTCCTTCGCCAAAGAGATCTGGGTGGCCAGGAGCATGAGGACATGCCCGTGGTTCACAATGTGCCAGAGTCTTTCATCCACATCTGCGCCACAGACCTACTCCTGGAAGCTCAACACCGGAAGAGGCCACGCCTGCTGCCTCCACACCAAAAAATGCATCTGGAGGTGCCTCATGGCACACCAAAGCCTCCATCAGCACTGTCAGAACAGCAGCAAAATAGGGCCCCTGAGTGCCAGATGCCTTTGgaatacagacacctggtggacaccATGTCCCTCATAAAGCCCACCGACATCTCACAGGTAGAGATGCTCTACCGCCAGTTCACACCCTGGCCACGTCAAGGCCTCCTGCCAACACGCAGCCAGGCCAGCGCTCCCACCTTCAGCACTTATGCCAGGGGGGGAGCAGTCAGTCAGCACCCGCTCAGAGTCTCATCAGAGTCCACGAGCAGACATTGTAGGACCCCAAAGAGTGCTCCAGAATCTCCACAGGGACACCTGCCACCCAAGAAACGATTCTCCCCCACACATCAAGGGCCTCAAGTCATCCTTTAA